The Juglans microcarpa x Juglans regia isolate MS1-56 chromosome 2D, Jm3101_v1.0, whole genome shotgun sequence DNA window TTACCTTCCTCGTGAGCGTCAACGGGCTGGAGCGGAAGCAGGTTTAGTAACAAAACTGCCCAAACAATTTACCTCCATGCAGAATACCATAGACAAAGATAGGTctaaaaggttgccttatccctcccacaaTGGAGAGCTGGATCAACTTCACGGCTACCCAAATAACTTTACCCCGACCCTCGCTACGACAAAATGTGGGATCAacgccagcctgacccaaaattaccctttccAACGGTGTCAATGGGCGGGAGCGAGTCTAGTGACAAACTACTCGAATGACTTACCTCCCTGTGGGATATCATAGGAGAATATAGGCCTAAAAGGTTACCTTATCCCTCCCGTAGTGGAGAGCGGATACTTACCCTGACCCCACCATGGTGAAGGAGCGGACTGGCTACATCATTGTCCGAATTGCCTCCTCGAGAGAAAAAGATGCGGTTTGTCATGAGGCACTCCTACCTCTCCCCGACGGAGAGTGGGTCGAGTCTACAAACCGCCCgaataataaagagaaagaCACAAACATCATTAATGAAATCTACATCAATGGGATCACCATCAGCAGCTTACCTCCCCGTGAGGCAAAAGGGAAATATAGGCCTTAAAGGTTGCATTGTCCCTCTTGCGTATGAGTGTGGGTCGACCCTTGGCCATCCGAAGACAAAAATACTACCAACGGATTCCACATCGATGAAATCTTCATCAACAGAATCTCCACCAAATGAAACTCCACCAGCTCCAACCTCCCTCCCAGCAAGGCAAAAGGGacgagtcatgccaaaggtggCTCTATCTCTCTTGTGGAGGAGTGCGGGTTGACCTTCGGCCACCCGACATATTCATCAGCAAAATCTCAATCAGCAGGATCTCCACCAATAAAATCTTCATCAgcggaatctccatcaacataaTCTTCATCAGCAGAATCTCCAccaacgaaatctccatcagcgaaatctccatcaacagaaTCTTCAACAATGGAATCTCCATCGAAGAAATCTTCGCAAACAGAAACTAATACTCTGACAATGCAAGAAggagcaaaaggaaaaaatggcTAAAGGAAATATGagcaaaaggaaaaggaaactAAAGGAAATAGGAAAATGTGGCTAAAGGAAATCGGTAGGACAAAGCGACTACATGAAGGCTTGGTGGGGTAGAACCCCACCTAAAGACCGACAAGGAAAAGAACTGACGGTCTGGCAGAATGAGGCGAGATGAATGGAAAACAAGCTGAAAAATTCCCATCAAATAGGTCCTATAGGAATTGGCGGGGTAACTGTAAATGAATTTTTTCTCAGCCCATGAAATTTTCTCGGCCTAGCCATTGATGGAGACTCACTAGAAGgcaaaatatgatagaataaTAGGGGACAAGAAGGGACGAAGACATGAAAGTGTTAGTAGGCATGTGAAAGTAATGTCAGGAGAGGAAAATTGAGGATTTGACATAAAGCAAGGAAAAACAAAGTGTTATGAGAGAAAAATTAAGGAGGTGACTTAAAGCAAATGGGGGGCAGGAGATAAAAGGCAAGAGGAACCTACGGATTGGGGACTCTCTCTCTTTGGGACGACTTCGACTTCTTTCAGACCTTAGGGTTTTCTTCCAACTTTTGGGTTCTTCTgcgacttcttcttcaacctgagAGCTTTTTCTCCAGCAAATAGATCTACAACttccattgtacagtgagaaatgagaggttatgagagactgtaaacaagctCATTATATTGGAATCTCTTCTCCCCAAACTCTCGTGGACGTAGAGCTagtgtcgaaccacgtaaatctatgtgttcatctttctttattttctgcattCAAATATTGTTTATCGCTATGGATGTATGAACCAATACCGTACAGCCGTACCGAACCATTTTTGGGGCCCCAAACAACACCAATTGAGGCGCCAGTTTTGAAGACCCAAGTTACTGGGGCCTGGCCCAAAGGCAtgcaaaacacgacgttaatactaacaatattttattcaacttttaactttaatatcaactcttctcatttcatctcatctacaaaaacaaactataaGCTCCAATATTTGTGAGaaaatgttattaattatttatgattattaatCTCCACTTAAGTACTGTGAACAAATGATACAAGAAAATTATCTCTACTTAATCTCCATATAAGTCCGGAGCCATGTTCCTTGAGGAGATCAAGGAAGTGATCGCGAAAAGGCAATTTTGAATGCAAAACCGCGTAGAATTTGCATCATTACAACAAGAAGCAGCATTGTAGTTGACAGCTCCCTAACTGCAGGCGTATGATAAAGTTGTTCAAATCCTTGGAATTAGAGATAAGAACTAATATCGTCTATTCTGGCAATTATAAACAGAACATGATTCCGTACATCTCTTTATAAAGATGGagaataaaaatcttattaGAAGCACCGGTGTGAATTAAGTTTCACTTCATGACATATGCATGTGCATTTTATGAATTGATGGATTTCTAAGTCAGATTAAAGTTCAATTAGGTGCAttgattacatatatattaagtttAATTAAAAGCTGCAAATATTACTTCGACCGCGAGTGAGTCATCACACTGCGTGCTGATAAAAGCTAGAAAATATTGGCAACTGTTCCAAATTAAATCACGTACGATAGCTATTTGTGCATCAGGCCGGACACATTCCTAGAAGATCACCTTCCCGGCCTCCagttgtttaattaattttaatttgttctttGCTTGCAAACTATAGATAAACAAGAAACCCtaattatcaaatatatatatatatatatatatatatatatatatatataccattggatatatatatatataaaaactctAGACTCAATCGCCTGGTGTAAGTGCCGGGTAAGCACCGTTGatgtgtaaaaataaaataaaaacacaacgTTTTGAGCGATTTTCATTTGCCTCCCTCTCTGCATTTCCATTTCGAATCCTCCCTCGAAGCCAAtgtcccctccctccctccctttctGCGTTTCCATTTCCTTCCGTTGAAGCCTCCCTCCCTCGACGCCTCTATAGTTGGAAGCCGCCACCCTCCCTCCCTCAGTGTCAGGATGAAAGTCTGAAACAACCCACCCGAAGCCGCCTTCGAAACCTCTTTCCCTCAGTTTCATCTACCTCATAGCCTCCCTCCTTCGTCATCCTcacttcgtcttcatcttcttcttcccacaAAGTCTCCTTTCGTGGTCGCCGTTAACCCTTCTTCAGGTATAGATCCCGAACCCAAACCCTAGAAGAAAGTGATCAAGGACTCTGGTAATTGAAGGCAAGCATTTCTTCaaagtgaaaatataattttccataTATCTTGCATTTCTTTGTTTGGTAATTTTTAGTTAATAGCATTTCTTTGTTTGGTAATTGTTAGGTAATAGCATTTCTTCGACTatgatgtaatttatttttgttttttattacaTGAGCAGGACATTATTGAAAtattcattcaagttcttgtGTATATTAATTTGTGTTTTCCATATTACAAATTTTGAGCCTAGACTGGGAGGTACAAAGTGGCTTAGCCCCTAGCCCTTCTGGCTTAGCACTGTTCACCAAAATCTGTGGAATTACTCGTATGGTTTCTGGGTTTGTCAATTaaggttttggttttggatatACCTTGTTCGAACTTGAGAGAcataaaattcttctttatttgttttgttcccAAACTCTTGGGACTTATCTTTGTGTAAATTATAGTATCTTATTGTTTCTTCTCTGTTTGTGCGTCTATTTGGGGTCTAATAATTGGACTAGAATCTAGGAGATTCCATATTGGGATGGTTGAAGGTTACCTCAAGGCAAGGGAACTTGTGATTGCTCAGTTAGAAGCCTTTTTGGGCTTATTCATTAATCAAACAGAATGATTCAAAGCCCCTATTTCAGAATTTATATTTAGAGTTTGTTGAGCTTTAATTACGGGGTTGGTTAGGCTTGTGGTAAgaggtttataactttatattgGCACTGATAATCAACAAGCTGCTTAGGAGTTTTGAAGATTTTACAATTCTAGATCGTTATTTGGAAGAAGTCTAATATCactaatactttaaaaaaaacaaaacaaaaaagtctGATATCACTAATAGGGCTTAAAGACCTTTGTATCAAACttaaacaagaaaatttttaaGCAGAGTTTGGTATCACAATTGCATATCATCTTAAAACCATAGGCAATGttgatgtgatttgaaaaataagcgAACACCAGTAAGGAGAGTGTTTTAGCTTGCCATTTGTTGGAAAGCATCTTAAGCTCAGTGTTTAGCTTCTACTCCTTATACTAGTTAGGTATAATTACCATCATGGAAAGTCTTACCACTGGtttctaatttttctaataattttaaaatccttcTTAGAAATTATTATGAATAATGGTCTGAGTATGTTTCACTAGGAATTAATTTTCCATATTGAGGttatgatatttttcttgaatatgtgTGTCTTTTCATACATGTGTCTTTACATTGTGATTCTGGTTCATGTTAGAATGTTGTCATCATCActatcttcttcatcatttgcTATACGTACTTGGGGTCAATCCTTTGCTATACATCTAACATTAACCCTTATGTATAAAATGATCAGGGATTACCATAATGCAAGTATTTCAAGTAGAAATGAGGAGGTTCTAAAGAAGGAGTTCTTGCTTTTTCAGCAACAAGTTGAAATAAGGCGTTCACGCACACTACTCCGAGTGTTTTGGGTTTGGGACAGTTGTTGTTTCATATTATTGTGTTCAGTCATGTAACAGTTTAGTCTGAACATGTAGTTTAAGTGTTGAAAGTTATTTAGAATAGTTGTTTGATATATGTTGGTTTTCCAATTTGATATATTTCAGTCTCTGGTAGTTTTGTAATATGTTGGTTCAAGTTTGAGCACTGGAAGTTTTGTAAGATGTTGGTTTTCCAATATATATTGGTTCAAGTTTGACCACTGGCAGTTTTGTATAAACTTGGTTTTCCAATTTGATATAATTCAAGTTGATCTTCTACCATTTTTATATGTTGAACAGATTAAAGAAGTTTGACCATTGGTAGTTTACAAATGTTGACATTTAATAGTaaattgttggaaaaaaaaaactgtgaatGTTGACATTCAATCTAAGTATTCGGAATTTGAAACTTGCACCGGTTGTGATAATGGATTGGACTGAGTATATTTTCCATAGCATCCTCAATAATGCAATGATAAAAAAACACATCCTCGTTGCCTAGTATAATTTCCACACCATACCATACCACACCAGAAATTGCATACACAAATCCATCAATAATTTCCATACATAAAAGTTACATCCAAGTGTCCGATTGTGCCCATACCTTCCTGAATAATACAACACATGCCTGCTAGTGCCAATACACAAATCCAACAGCATTGTACATCAATacattcaattttaaatctttaaaattcAACACAAATCCATCCTGAGATGTTTAAAATTCAACATAAATCCATCATGAAAAttcaacacaaaatactttcaaTCCTGAAAGTACTCTTCAACACAAAATCATCAATCCAACAAGAAGTACATCAAATACATTCATTCCAAATTCTTTAAAATTCAACACAAATCTATCCTGAAATGTTTAAAATTCAACACAAATCCATactgaaaattcaaaattaaaaataaatccatcATGGTCTATCCTCTTTACTTTCTTCATCAACTCTAGAGGAGGTACATGGCACTTCAGTTTCCCTACATGGCGTTCTTCCCCTTTTCCCATGCCCTGTAGAAGAAAAGTTGTTCAATAAACCCACCAAAAAATTACTATCGATAACAACAGTAGTTAAATAAACCcaccaaaaaattaatatcgATAAGAACAGTTGTTCAATCATTGCAAAACAAGTTGTTTTCGCATCATTTGCTCATCCTAAATATTTAACCAAAACTTAGCAactcttacattattttttgaattttttttaaattaattatttttataggatgtTAACAAAACTGCTCTTTTGCTCCAATTTTGCCTGCAGATTACATTCACCATGCGAATCAGGTGACCTTTGCCAAAATGTCAAGATCTATTGTCTTAAACTACATCCTAAAGAAAATGTGATTTAGAAAACATGATTTAGAAAATgtcctgtattttttttttttttttatctttttgtatattttactCACAAGTaaagaacaacaaaaatctTACATTTACCTTGCTTGAAGTTCAGTAACCACAAAGAACAGCAAAAATCTGtatcaaagaagaaaatgtgattttatCCCATgtcctgcatttttttttttttatacgtatcCCATGTCCTGcatttttgtttactttttgtatattttcctcacaacaaaaatattacattGAACTTGCTTGAAGTTCAGTAACCacaaagaacaacaaaaatctGTATCAAAGACTGAAATGTGATTTTATCCCATgtcctgcatttttttttttttactttttgtataTTTTCCTCACAAgcaaataacaacaaaaatcttACATTTAACTTGCTTGAAGTTCAGTAACcacaaaaaacaacaaaaatcttaatcaaagaagaaaatgtccagcattttttttttaatctttttgtaTATTTTCCTTACAAGcaaagaacaacaaaaatctTACATTTAGCCTGCTTCAAGTTCAGTAactacaaagaacaaaaaaaaatcttaatcaaaGCAGAAAATGTGATGAAGTTACCAATGTCTGATGAAGCTCCCATGAAGACGACCCACATGAAGCTCTTACCCACAAATCTTCGAAGTACTCTACTCTCAGTAGCTCATCTACCCACAAAGATGAAGACCAAACCCACACGAAGACGAAGACCACAACCCACGAAACCGGCACCCACACAGATAAGAGCCACGAAGACCAAAATGCgatatatatggtataaaaaTGGAGAAtctattctctattttttccccgaaaaaaaaaaagatcttagAGATTGTGTCCTGCTTACTCTCAAACTATTTGtttaaacaaagaaattataatgCTATTTCAAATTCCTTTTCTTGATGAAGCAGTTCAATAAACTCACAATTATAACAGTttcttatatgatttttaatagaatCGGAAAACATTAAGTACAAGTAAAATACGTAGATATACCTTTGGaatttttaatcaaatcaaAGCTTTTGATTACCTGATGGACTCCTCTGAAAAATATTGGCGCATGTGTATACGAGATACTCTACCAACTGAGCTATAGCCCTTGTGCTTgttatacatattttaatatgtagATAATATATTGTCAAGATAAATATTACATGATCCAACAGCATAGTTTTTTGATTTCTTTAGTtggtattgcttataaataatattatatttataatccatAGAATTCTATTTACTCACTTTAAATTAagtatatgttttcttaaaattacGACCTTTATTATAATGATGCTGTCCATAGATCAAATTATTTCCGTGGATTAGATTTCACTTGACTGGCAAAATGCTCTCTTAAAAACGAAGACTCTCACCCACGAAGATCACCTCTTCCAGTTCAAAGAGCTCGTGCACTGTTTTCGTCTCCATTTCGTGTTTCTATTTCCCTCTGTAGCATATATTTTCGtctctatctttttcttttttttttttaatatatgtggCAGGCTGACGTGGAGGCAACTCCCTCCGTTACGTAGAAGAACTGATATATAGGTATAATGTGACACTAGTGCTTATGAAATCATCTTGAAGTCCATTTTGTGTTCCCAATCCCCACAAAAGTGCATTGCATTACCATGTCTGATCCCATATCTAATTGAACTTCGAATCCACTATGGATTAGCACTTAAATGAATTCTCGTCACTGGCATAAGATGCTGCAATAAATTGCTTTGCTTGGTGTAGATGAGACGAGAGAAGACTAGGATGATCAGACATTCGTAGTGTCCCACcgactttctttcttttccttttttttttaatcaggcttctttttttctctcacagTTTCCCCGACCTACTTTTTTTCCactcttaattattatttgattagACCCGGATGGCTGAGAGTTGAGATCTACATCCGAAGAAGAGAAGAGTAGAGAGAGACGATGCCGTTTCAGCTCAACAAACGGTGTCGTGTTTCTAGGTTTGCTTTGTTGCAAGTGTTTTCACTCCCAAAAGTGAAACACGAGAGACAAAAGAATGAAGATAAACGTGAGTGGGGGCAAGAGGGGGCTGAGATTGAAAGGTTACCATCATCTAGCGAAATGGACGGGTGAGATTGATTGAGATCAATCACCAACGCCAATTTCACCCAGCCATTGGCAATTTGGCACAAGTCCAATATATTAAATTCCCATCAATCCCATTGGCTCATTATCCACTTATCGTTTCCATATCTCCATAAACATCATTAAGCACCATTTCTCcttctcaactctctctctctctgactctGGGTGAACCAGTGAATTAGTAATAGTAAGTCTGATCAGTGGCAGTGCAGTAAACGAGGTGGTCATAGAGGTCGCAGCTTTCATCGGGAAGGGAAGGGTCTCAGTAAAACTTGCAGAAGCGCACGTTAACCCGTTCTGTGAATCTTGActactctctccctctctccatcCGTCTCTCCCCGGCTATGCGTGATATCTCACTCGGAAAgacagagatagagagagggggggaggAGGTACTGTTTGTGCACAGGAAGAAAAATCAATACCCATTTCCAAGGGAGTCTGAATCGACCTTTTACAGAACagccaagagaaaaaaaaccctTATTTTCTGACTACAGTCTATGCTCTTAGGATTTTCTGTAAAAAGACTGAAAGTTTTAGCTTAAAACCCGGGAGTTCTCTTTTGGGAGACATGTTTTTATAACAAGTGTGCAAGACTGAAGACTAAAGTGATAAATATTTAGTGAGATCACGAGAGACAACATGGAAGGAGGAGCTAGCAGTAGTGGCGCTTCTTGTATGATGGGCTTCAACAACGATATGACGATGTCTCTAATCAGTTCTAATGTAGAGGCAAATAATAAGGCATGTCTTCCTCTACCTTCGACCGACAATTCCTTCGGCCAAAGGGCCTCTGCTTTGATGCCGGAGGATGGTAATGGCAACCGCATGGAAATCAACAATAATTGTATGAAGGCTAAGATTGTGGCTCATCCTCTCTTCCCTCGCCTCTTGTCCGCTTTTGTCAATTGTCAAAAGGTGATGAATTCGAACTGCTAGTGTAATTCGGGCAATAATCCTTCTCCatatcaactctctctctctctctctctcatatatagTCCGATGTCCAGTTCACGGAACAGGTTGAACTCTCAGTTTTCCCTCTTTCCATGACAATTGGTAGAAGTTTCGGTGGTCCACGAAGGAATAACCAGGACCTGTTCTCAATTTAACCCTCGAGTACTGCCCCTTTCTCCAAGTCAGTTTGAATACTCTCTCTCcaaaacacccccccccccccccccccccccccccccccccccccccccccccccccccccccccccccccccccccccacaccaaatgaaaaagaaaaacgaagaAAGACAGGCTCGTCCATATAATGAACGTTTCCTTGAAAATTTTGATGTGAAAGGCAAATGTCCCATTTTTTTTCCCcgtgtatatattattttctcaaccctttttgtaacttttttactAGTTTGCATGgctttatttttctgatattagAGAAACACTAATTAATGAGCGTAGGTTGGGGCTCCTCCTGAAGTGGTGGCTAGGTTAGAGGAGGACTATGTTAATTCTGAGGCTGCCTTGGTTGGTAGGTTAGGAGCGGATTGCATTGGTCAAGACCCTGCACTGGACCAGTTTATGGAGGCCTATTGTGAGATTCTCACCAAGTACAAGCAAGAACTCTCTAAACCCTTCAAAGAGGCCATGCTTTTCTTCTCAAGGATCGAATGCCAGCTCAAAGACCTAGCAGTTTCTTCGTCAGATTTTGGCGGTGACATTCTTAATCCTCATATCTCATTCATCTTCATTTGATGTTTCTCGAACACTATTAATTGCAACTTAAACTGTTTTGTAATCGATTGCATGAGTGCAGCGAAACGTACATGGTTATCACAGGGAGAGAGATACTTGTGTCGTGTGACCCTTCATGGAAAAGAAAGTCCAGACGAATAATTTGAGTTTGATCAGActatataaaaggaaataatttgTTTGGAGGCTAGAGAGGTACTAGATGGCTAGGCAGATCGTATCTGTGGATTGATTCTCGATCCTGTTTAGTCGTGTCTGGAGTCTGGACATGGATATTCGTCAGCTTAATGCTAGTCTTTTCTGGCGCTAGGCATCTGAACTCCGAATCCTTCCAGCCTATtaggaattttttaaaatcttgatGTGTTCAAAAACTGAAGGAGTGATGGGAATGGAAGTTGTTAGAAGTTCAGGAACATATAGTTTGAgcagaaaaaaaagttttaggCTGGAGAGGGAAAATGTCATTTGTTGCTCTCCATCCAATATGTGACTCTGAAGggtaagaaagaaagaaaagaaacgtTACAGTCCTTTTCATGTAAAGACTGTTTGTATATGCTATTGAATACGTGAGGAAATTTCTTAGTTATAAGAGGTTGATGTTCGCATAAAGGACCTACGCCATGGAAGAACAATGGAACCTCGTTtaatacatttataaaaaaatggaaaaacctGGCAAGTGAAGGACTAATCATGATATAGTCTCCTCATCAGTTAGCACATAAGGTGGGCTTGGCATTGCTAATTGGAGCAAAGAAAAAAGACATCAACTTAACTTTTTAAGAGCAATCAGGATCTTGATCTGTATGAAGAAGACAATAGGCCTTCTGGAAAAAAATAATGCGTATGATTGGTAATTGAACTTGTTCCTCATCGGctattttcaataaatctttcttattaaaaaagaaattccgTGTGGTATTATAATGATGTTTTTCAGGACTCAGAAACTAATTGTATCTTGTAgtaacttttcatattcttgcATGAATCTTACTAGCTTATATCCATTATTAATATTGTAGACTCATTGGACCTATATTACAAATTAAGAaggccttttaaaaaaatgtattgaaaATCTTCCTTGCCTTTAGCTGTCAATTAAGATTAGCAAAACAATGTTGAAGTTTCCATCGCTAGAGAGTATTCATGTCAATCAAGAAACTACAGTATATATAGGATGCATCGATCAGAATCTAATGGTTCGAACAAACATTATATTGGGTACTCAATGGAACACATTCGTTATTCTTCTATTGTCAAATGATTCCTGGTTATTAATCTTCAGTGGTAAATGAGCTGTGTCAAACAGAACATGCTTAATATTGAAAGTGTATTCGATTATTCAAAGTTTAAAGACTACTGAACTCCTCTCAATCCAGCTACCTAGCTTAGAATTGGGCTCTGACCTGCTTATGATGGATTGATCTACAAAACCTGATACATTCCTAGGATGGTTGGAAGAGTTAATTGAGATACTGCTCATGGATTTCTTACTGGCTCCAAAgattggtattttaattatatcaCTAACCTTCTCACTGCAACAATTCCAATGTTAATAGCCGATCCTGACATCACAGAATCCTTTTCATTTAGATGGTGACAATTTGacaatattatacataattcgaattctttttgctttttgatTATTTAGGCCTTATAATCTCTTagtaaatgatatatttttgggaaaatattcTATTACCAGATATAACTTTCTCAGTTTTCTGAATAATATTTCACCTATCTACTCTATCATTCAATTATCGGTCTAACATATTTATTGGGATTAAATATGTGCAGGGAACCTTATTGATGAAGTCCGACAAGTATATACAAAGGCAGATTATTCGAATTTTAGTAATACTTAAGTATAAtaaacaactttttcaattgaATTCAATTAGAACATTCTcgctccctcttctctctctctccctctccttgtATACGTGTAATAGTGAATATTCATTATTaggattaaaaaagaaaaagaatctaCCACCTTAATACCACCTTAATACTAGCTTTCAGAAAtctctataatatatagaagtgtatcttttatttcatattttagtaTTCTGGTATTTTCAAGTGACAAGGGGAAATGAATGACTAAAGTGAATTTTCGTATCAGTTTTtggtatatttaaaattgtctATATGAGAAATTCTATGTATAGAAAAGTGCTATAGATAGGTGCTATATGTGATTTTCAAGTGGCAATTGTCATAACTTCCTTAAGCATTTGATAGGAGGCAATAAAATCAGTTGTAATTAATGACCTTCAGATTCCTTCTTGTTGGGTAACGGTAATATTTGTGAAATGAACCTTGAAAGTTTTCTTGAAGACTTATATGGTGATTAGGCAATCTTCTTAAATTTGGCTTTATGTGATCTTGTAGGTCAAAATGGATCTTCTGAGGAAGAGGTCAATGCAAATGTCGTAGATCCTCAAGTTGAAGATCGGGAGCTGAAAGTTCAGCTTCTGCGCAAGTATAGTGGATATCTAGGCAGTCTCAAGCAAGaatttctgaaaaagaaaaaaaatgggaaattGCCAAAGGAAGCTCGACAGCGGTTGTTGGAATGGTGGAGCAGACACTACAAGTGGCCATACCCATCGGTATTTATCATCACAACATCCTTTTCGAGATACATTAGTTCTCTGAGCTTTAGGACTTTGATGTTGTTTACTTTTCATGAGCTGTTTTCCTTTAATCATATGAATTGTCTGAAATGGAGCTGTTAGGTTTTTTATGATGTTTCGATAATGACGCCATGCATAtggtaacatatatatatatatatatatatataggattggTTAATTGTGCTGAGTTACGTAGTAACTTCTGCACTATGGGTATTTCCTTTTTTGATACTGCAATTttatcatgcatgcttaattaTGCAGGAGTCACAGAAAGTGGCACTTGCAGAATCCACAGGTCTAGATTTGAAACAGATAAACAACTGGTTCATCAATCAGCGAAAACGCCATTGGAAGCCTTCAGAGGATGTGCAATTTGTTGTAATGGATGCAACTCATCCTCACTACTGTATCGACAATGTCATGTGCAATCCCTTTCCAATGGATTGCACAACTCCTATGCTTCTATGATAATATTTTCCAGTCACTGTAATAATGCAACTATTTTCAGAATCCAATGTTTATATTGAAGCGCTTGACGATCTAGAACTACATATTCTGAGTGCATGTACCCAACTTGACTTCATTATATTAGCAGCAGCTTCAGGGTTGGCCAAATGTGTCATTGGTTTGCTAGATTTGACACAATTTGAGCAGATAGATGTTTAGAATGCATAAAGTATAGGTGTTCAGACTTGGTTTTGGGCCCATGTACCAGTTTCTTGGCATGTCACGACTCGTGTAGCCCCATCTGGTGGCCGGTAAAGCATATGTGGTTTGCCACCGTCAATCCCTTCTCTTACATCGGGAGGTGGGTTCCCCAAGGGGGAGGAGTGGATGGCAAAAGCTTGGACAGCCGACTGATTTTGGACGTTGAATTTGAGTGAATGCAGTTTGGATTGCCGTGggtaatttaacttttagcttaAGGTTTATAGTTACAGAGCTTatactactattaaaaagtttttgATAA harbors:
- the LOC121248615 gene encoding homeobox protein SBH1-like, producing the protein MEGGASSSGASCMMGFNNDMTMSLISSNVEANNKACLPLPSTDNSFGQRASALMPEDGNGNRMEINNNCMKAKIVAHPLFPRLLSAFVNCQKVGAPPEVVARLEEDYVNSEAALVGRLGADCIGQDPALDQFMEAYCEILTKYKQELSKPFKEAMLFFSRIECQLKDLAVSSSDFGGQNGSSEEEVNANVVDPQVEDRELKVQLLRKYSGYLGSLKQEFLKKKKNGKLPKEARQRLLEWWSRHYKWPYPSESQKVALAESTGLDLKQINNWFINQRKRHWKPSEDVQFVVMDATHPHYCIDNVMCNPFPMDCTTPMLL